Proteins co-encoded in one Amaranthus tricolor cultivar Red isolate AtriRed21 chromosome 7, ASM2621246v1, whole genome shotgun sequence genomic window:
- the LOC130818097 gene encoding F-box/kelch-repeat protein SKIP4: MIMVSSTSNASLYNDAELSHSSLIHGLPDDIALFCLARVPRKYHSVLKCVSKRWKNLVSSEEWWDYRQKIGLGETWIYALCRDKSTDQVSCYVLDPRLSRQRCWKPVPGVPPCCLKRKGMGFETIGKKLYFLGGCGWSEDATDEVYCYDVAMNAWDEAASMSTARCYFGCEFMDGKIYAIGGYGLETSDPRSWDTYDPSTNSWESNSDPNIILDIEDSMVMDGKIYIRSRTSTIPPHVYMSVYDPSSGIWQQTDTEMALGWRGPTVVVDDTLYALDQSLGTKLMVWNKNMREWSLICRLSPLLPRPPCQMVAIGSNIFIIGKGLSTIVLDIDNVGNVDGVTASSSILNSFIDCDVISCKCVSI; this comes from the exons ATGATTATGGTTTCATCAACAAGTAATGCTAGCTTATACAACGATGCTGAATTgagtcattcgtcattgatacaTGGACTTCCAGATGACATTGCCTTATTTTGCTTGGCGAGGGTTCCTAGGAAGTACCACAGTGTTCTTAAATGTGTTTCCAAAAGGTGGAAAAACTTGGTGAGTAGTGAAGAGTGGTGGGATTATCGCCAAAAGATTGGTTTAGGTGAAACTTGGATATATGCATTGTGCCGAGATAAGAGTACTGATCAAGTTAGTTGCTATGTGTTGGACCCAAGATTGTCGAGACAGAGATGTTGGAAGCCTGTTCCTGGTGTTCCGCCTTGCTgtttaaaaagaaaaggaatgGGGTTTGAGACCATAGGAAAGAAGTTATACTTCTTAGGGGGTTGTGGTTGGTCTGAAGATGCTACTGATGAAGTTTATTGCTATGATGTTGCCATGAATGCTTGGGATGAAGCAGCTTCTATGTCAACTGCAAG GTGTTATTTTGGCTGTGAATTCATGGATGGAAAGATTTATGCTATCGGAGGATATGGTCTAGAGACAAGTGATCCACGTTCTTGGGATACTTATGATCCTAGTACGAATTCATGGGAATCGAATTCAGACCCAAACATCATCCTTGACATAGAGGATTCCATGGTGATGGATGGGAAAATCTATATAAGATCTCGCACTTCAACCATACCACCCCATGTATATATGTCCGTCTATGATCCATCGAGTGGCATATGGCAACAAACCGACACCGAAATGGCCTTGGGTTGGCGAGGCCCTACAGTAGTTGTGGATGATACCCTCTATGCGTTGGATCAGAGCTTGGGAACCAAGTTGATGGTGTGGAACAAAAACATGAGAGAATGGAGTCTGATATGTAGACTCTCACCTCTCCTTCCGAGACCACCTTGCCAGATGGTGGCTATCGGAAGCAATATCTTCATAATTGGCAAAGGGCTTAGTACCATTGTTTTGGACATCGACAATGTTGGTAATGTGGATGGAGTCACAGCAAGCTCATCTATACTCAATTCATTTATTGATTGTGATGTGATTAGTTGTAAATGTGTATCaatctaa